The Bacillus sp. FJAT-27916 genomic interval GTGTAAACATTACATTAGCTTGCACAGAGTGCGGTGAGCGTAATTATATCAGCACAAAAAATAAACGTAATAACCCTGATCGCCTTGAGCTAAAAAAATACTGCTCAAGAGAAAAGCGTACTACTACGCACCGCGAAACAAAATAAGCAACAGGAGCTACCTCCTGTTGCTTTTTTTTATGGGATAATATAGAAAGATTGTGAGGAAAAGGGAATGTCAAAAAATAGATTACGAACTGAATGTCTGAATCTATTGGCTGATTACCCGAAGGATAAACGCAGCAAGAATACATATCATATAACGGATTCTTTGGTCAATCATGCCCTATGGAAAGAACAATATATAATTGCTATTACATTAGCGCGTTATCCAGAGATCGACACAAATGCAATCATTGAAAGAGGATGGGCAGACGGAAAGCAGATCGCCATTCCGAAATGCAGGCCGAAGACACGAGAGATGGACTTCTACCTATATGAAGAAGGAATGGAGCTTGAAACCGTCTATAATGGACTCCTTGAGCCCAATCCTGATAAAGCAAAGAAAGTCAATCCGGCAGACATCGGATTGATGATTGTACCGGGGCTGGCATTCACGCCAAAAGGTTATAGGCTGGGGTTTGGCGGTGGATATTATGACCGGTTTCTCTCAGCCTATTCAGGCGTAACGGTTTCCATCGCCTTTTCTGAGCAGGTGACTGATTATCTACCGGTTGAATCGTTTGATGTGCCGGTCGACTGGCTCCTGACTGAAAGGGGCATGCATCATTGTGATTAATGTGTTCATTTATCTGCTGATCACCTCTGCAGGGGCTTATCTTGCCTTTAAGGAGAGACTTCTGTCTCAATCAGGGGCGCTTGCCGCCT includes:
- the rpmG gene encoding 50S ribosomal protein L33; the protein is MRVNITLACTECGERNYISTKNKRNNPDRLELKKYCSREKRTTTHRETK
- a CDS encoding 5-formyltetrahydrofolate cyclo-ligase; its protein translation is MSKNRLRTECLNLLADYPKDKRSKNTYHITDSLVNHALWKEQYIIAITLARYPEIDTNAIIERGWADGKQIAIPKCRPKTREMDFYLYEEGMELETVYNGLLEPNPDKAKKVNPADIGLMIVPGLAFTPKGYRLGFGGGYYDRFLSAYSGVTVSIAFSEQVTDYLPVESFDVPVDWLLTERGMHHCD